The DNA window GGAGTTTACTTTAGATGTAAATGCTAATAAATGATTGACAAGTAGATTCGCAAGAATTTACGTTAATTCGTGTGAGACCAGATAAGATTATAAAAATCAATTTTCACATGCAATGCCATCTTTGTCACGGTCTTTGCTTTCATTTAATTTGTAAATTTCTGCAGATACTGTTGGTTTATTTTTAGTTTTACCGCCTTTGTTTTTGACTTTGGCATCTTTTGCAACTCCACCTTTATAGTCTTTGATTAGCTCGGTACAATTTTTATAGTTTTTTTCAGCTGCACCAGTGGTTTTAGGTTCTACTGTCATTAATCCAAATATTAATAGTGTGGAAAATAGTGTTAGAATAAATCGTTTCAATTAAAAATCTCCTTTTAAGGGAAATTCCTTTTAAAGAACACCCTCGTTATAATAATAAATATTATATATAAAATTGGTTTCATTTACCAATAAATAGTGTTTTACTAAAAACAAAACCCCTCAACCATAAAGGTAAAGGGGTTTTTCGATGATCTAAACGAAAATGTCCACTTTTCGTTTAGATATGATATCGGCTCTACGTAATCATACGTACAATACGTGATTTTGTCAAGATTTAGCGAAATTATTGGATATTACGATAAACTCCTACAACTTTTCCGAGTATCGAAACTTGGTTTACGATAATTGGTTCCATTGATGAATTTTCAGGTTGCAAGCGGAAGTATGATTTTTCTTTAAAGAAACGTTTGACAGTTGCTTCATCATCCTCGGTCATTGCTACTACAATATCTCCATTATTAGCAGATTGCTGTTGTTTAACGACAACATAATCTCCATTTAAAATTCCCGCTTCTATCATACTATCACCCATAATTTCGAGCATGAACAAATTGTCATCAGAAGTACCGAATGTTTCTGGAAGAGGGAAGAATTCTTCTACATTTTCAATTGCTGTAATAGGCATACCCGCAGTTACTTTCCCTACTAACGGAACATGAACCACACCTTGTTTTTCTGCAGTAACTCCAAAACCATCAAGTATTTCAATTGCACGTGGTTTAGTTGGGTCTCTTCTAATTAATCCTTTACTTTCAAGTCTAGCTAAATGTCCATGTACAGTTGAACTAGACGCAAGCCCTACCGCTTCCCCGATTTCACGTACGGAAGGTGGATAACCTTTTTTTCGAACTTCTTCTTTTATAAAAGCTAAAATATCTTCTTGTCTTTTAGATGCTTTTTTCAATGAGTTCACCTCTTTTTGTTAATTAATTTTTCCTATTAGAATATTTCTTAATAGTAGTATAACAGTCTCTAAAAGATTATGCAAACATAGGTTCTAAAAAACGTTGACAAAAACAAGTGTTCGTTTTATGATTAGAACATACATACCGAACAAACATTCTAATTAGGGGGATTTATAATGAATTGGATGAAAGAAAATTATTTTATAGCGCTATTTTTAGGATTAAACATTGTTTTTATGGTGACAATCCTAATTTCAAATACATTATCGACAGAAGAAGATTATCAAATTAAAATAGAACATGGCGACTCATTGTGGGAGCTTGCAAATAAATTTGGAGCTGACGAGCCACAAGAAGCTTGGATCAATAAAGTAATGGCCATGAATAACTTGCAAACAGCCCAAATTAAAGCAGGAGATACTTTAGTTATTCCACAGGTAAAAGAAAATTATCATTTAGATTATGGTACAGAGATAGCGGGCGATGGTAAATGAACTCAGTAATATATTGCCGTGTAAGCACGGAGAAAGAAACACAAGAGACATCATTATCAAGACAAGAGGAAGAACTAAAAGAATTTGCGTCACTACAAGGCTATGAAGTTGCTGAAGTGTTTACTGATCAACATAGTGGCTACGATATGGACCGTGATGGTTTACTTGATTTACTTACATATGTAAAAGAACATGATATTAAAGCTGTTTTTGTTCAAGATGAAACTCGAATTGGTCGTGGGAATGGTCGGATGGCTGTTTTGCATCTTTTGCAGAAAACAAACACATCTGTTTTTACTTTACAAGAAAAGGGCGTTTTAAATTTAAATGAAATGGACACTATGCTTTTAGAAATATTAGCATTGGTGGAAGAATATCAACGAAAGCTCCATAATGCCAAAATTAAACGAGGCATGAAAAGAGCAATTTCTCAGGGGTACCGTCCAGAGAAAAATTTAAAAACAAGAGGTAATCCAGAAGGAAGGGAACGTATTAATATACCTGTCGATGAGATTGTAAGACTTCGTAGAGCAGGATTAACTTATGAAGAAATATCCTCCACTTTAAAAGGATTAGGGTTTGAAATTAGTAAAGCGACCGTTCATCGAAGATATATTGAATTTATTGAAACACACGGAGAGTAAAGACTTGCACTCTGTGTGTTTTTTCCTTACCTTTATATAAGGAAATAAATGAAAGGGTGAGAACTATGTTAAGTAAAGAAAAGTTAGCACGTATTAGTGAACTTTCGAAAAAATCAAAAACTAATGGTCTATCTATAGAAGAGGCGAAAGAACAAAGCGCGTTACGAAAAGAATACCTAGAAACATTTCGTTCTACTATGAGAGACACGATTGAGAGCGTAAAAATTGTTGACCCAGCTGGAAATGATGTTACTCCTGCAAAAGTACAGCAAGCGAAAAAAGGTAAATTTCTGAATTAATTAATCATTTCAGAAACCATTGATAATACAGACATTCTTGTCTAAACTAGTATTATAGAAAAAAATTTGTTCGAGAGGATGTCATTTATGTCATTACAATCAGATTTACTAGCAATTAATACGATCCGTACATTATCTATTGATGCGATCGATAAAGCGAATTCAGGTCATCCAGGTCTTCCTATGGGAGCAGCACCAATGGCTTATACATTATGGACAAAACATATGCGTCACAATCCGAATAACCCAAATTGGTTTAATCGGGACCGTTTTGTATTATCTGCCGGACATGGTTCAATGCTTCTTTATAGTTTGCTTCATCTTGGTGGATA is part of the Psychrobacillus sp. FSL H8-0483 genome and encodes:
- a CDS encoding excalibur calcium-binding domain-containing protein translates to MTVEPKTTGAAEKNYKNCTELIKDYKGGVAKDAKVKNKGGKTKNKPTVSAEIYKLNESKDRDKDGIACEN
- the lexA gene encoding transcriptional repressor LexA translates to MKKASKRQEDILAFIKEEVRKKGYPPSVREIGEAVGLASSSTVHGHLARLESKGLIRRDPTKPRAIEILDGFGVTAEKQGVVHVPLVGKVTAGMPITAIENVEEFFPLPETFGTSDDNLFMLEIMGDSMIEAGILNGDYVVVKQQQSANNGDIVVAMTEDDEATVKRFFKEKSYFRLQPENSSMEPIIVNQVSILGKVVGVYRNIQ
- a CDS encoding LysM peptidoglycan-binding domain-containing protein, which encodes MNWMKENYFIALFLGLNIVFMVTILISNTLSTEEDYQIKIEHGDSLWELANKFGADEPQEAWINKVMAMNNLQTAQIKAGDTLVIPQVKENYHLDYGTEIAGDGK
- a CDS encoding recombinase family protein, which translates into the protein MNSVIYCRVSTEKETQETSLSRQEEELKEFASLQGYEVAEVFTDQHSGYDMDRDGLLDLLTYVKEHDIKAVFVQDETRIGRGNGRMAVLHLLQKTNTSVFTLQEKGVLNLNEMDTMLLEILALVEEYQRKLHNAKIKRGMKRAISQGYRPEKNLKTRGNPEGRERINIPVDEIVRLRRAGLTYEEISSTLKGLGFEISKATVHRRYIEFIETHGE
- a CDS encoding DUF896 domain-containing protein, with product MLSKEKLARISELSKKSKTNGLSIEEAKEQSALRKEYLETFRSTMRDTIESVKIVDPAGNDVTPAKVQQAKKGKFLN